The Parasegetibacter sp. NRK P23 genomic sequence TCCACGGCCGCCAGTCGTTACCGGCAGAAATGATGTAATTGCTGAATCCCTTCTTTTCCAGCTGAAGGTTTTCCGATATTTTCGGTTTACGCAAATCGAGTTCGAGCAGGATCACTTTTTTCCCGGCCAACGCAAGCGTGGCGCAAAGGTTGATGGAAAGAAAAGATTTTCCTTCGCCGCTCATACTGGAGGTAACAAGGATGGTTTTCTGGTGATCGCCGGGCAACAGGAACTGTATATTGGTGCGCAGCGACCTGAATTGCTCTGAGATAATACGCCTTGATTTCATGGAGATCACCACATGCGAGCCTTCATCGTTGTGCCCGATCTCGCCAATAACAGGGGCGTTGGTGAGGGCCGCGACAGTTTCGGGGGAATCGATCCTGTTGTTAAAGATATCTTTGCCAAAACTGATAAAGAAAGGAATGACCAAACCAGCCAGCAGACCTGAAAGCAGGATGAGGCCTTTCTTCGGACTGATAGGCAGGTTGTTGGCCTTGGCCTGGTCGATGATCCGGGCGTTGGCAATGGTGGCCGACTTTGAAATCGCCGTCTCTTCCATCTTCTTCAGTAAAAAAAGATAGAGCTCCTGTTTGATGGATTGCTGCCGTGTGAAATCGAGGTAGGTTCTCTCTTTTGCCGGCACTTTGCTGACCTGACTCTCAAAACTGTCCGTGCGCTTTTTGAGTTCCGCCACGCTGATCTCGATTCCTTTTTTCACGGATGCGATGCTGCTTAAGAGTTCTAGCCGAAGGTTACGCAATTGTTCATCCATCGTCTCAATCACCGGGTGTTTCAGCGTAAGCCCCATCAGCGCTTTGTCGCGCTGCAACTGCATTTCGTTGTAACGTTGTACCAGCGATATGAATCCCGCGTCCTGCATCACCAGGGAAGAGGGGACCACGCGGCTGTTGTTCATATTGTTCTGCAGGAATTGCTCAAGGGCGCTTACTACCGACAACTGTACTTCAAGTCCGGTCTGTTGTTTCGCGTATTCGCTGGTGTTTTGCAGCAGCAGGGTAGACTGCGTGGCCAGGTCCGTAAGTTTGTTGTCCGTTTTGAACGTCTGGATATCCTTTTCTATGCCTGATAATTCTCCGGTTACAAGCCTTAACCGGTCGGCAATGAATTTCATCGTACTGTCGGCGATCCTGTTTTTGTCGTTCACATTCGCCTGCATATAGGAAACGATAAGGTCGTTCAGGATGGCTTCTCCTTTTTCAGGTATGCTGTTGTTCAGGCTGAGGTAAATGACGCTTACCTGTTTGTTCGGTATCTCCACTTTTAAGGAGGACATATATTGCTGCACGACGAGATCGAAGGGACGAACCTGTATGTTCAACGTATTTAGAGCGTTCCACTTCGCAAAGCCTGGTCCGGGGTGAAGTATAGCGCTGCCTTCAGGAAGCAACAAGGTGTCGCCCAGTTTTCCGGCGTATTTTTTTCCGGCGTTTTCCAGTTTGAATTGGGTTATTCTTTTCGGATCAAATTGAAAAGTATATTGAACCGGGGCTTTTATGCTTTCATGAACCGAGTCCAGGAATTGCAACCGGACAGGGCTGGCGGTGTACAATTCAGTGGTTTTTAGTTTCCCGGAAACCGAATAGTTTACGGTCAACGAAAGTTTCTTCACTACTTCTTCCATCAGTGCCCTGCTCTTGAATATCTCTGCTTCATTGTCTACGGTACTCTTCCCCACCAGGCCAAAATCTTCCAACAGACCGGCCTCGCCGAAACTGGTACTTTTTTTATCGTCCTGCACCAGCACGGATGCATGTACTTTGTACGACGGATAAGCCAGTTTCAGGTATACGAATGCAAGTCCCAGACAGACGGCAACAGATACGATGAGCCAGGGCCATAAGCTGAAAAATTTTCCTGCTATTTTCCGGAAGAAAAGTACGCCTTGTTCTGTTTCGTTTTCTTCGTTCGCCAAAGGTTTATAAGGTGTTGTGGTATGCATAGGATTTTTATAACCGGGTAAGTAAAATGATCAGTACCGATATGCCCGAAGCGGCCAGGGTGATGTTTCTGGAACGGTGCGCGTCAGTAGACGCGATCTTCGCCTTGTTCGGCTCCACATACAATACATCTCCCTGTCGTAAATAGAAATACGGGGATTGCGTAATGGATGATGCGTTAAGGTCAAGCCGGGCGTAAATCTTTTTATCCGCTGAATCCCTTACCAGGAGGATGTTGTCTCTCTTGCCATAGATCGTCAGGTCTCCGGCCATGCCAATGGCATCGAGCACGGAAATTTTTTCATTGGGAACAGTATAGCTGGATGGACGCGCCACTTCACCCAGTACAGTAATCGTGAAATTAATATACCGTACACTGACCACCGGATCCCGATACAGTGCGGCGATGCGGTTTCTGATCATTTCCTTCGCTTCGGTGGTGGTGCTGCCCTGAACTTTTATTTTCCCCGCCAGCGGAAGTTCGATGTTACCTTCTTTATCGACCATGAAGCCGTTAATGGATTGCGGTGCGGAAGCGCTGATGCTGCCGGATTGAACGGCGAAGCTTGCGGAGTTGGCCGCGGTAAGGATACTGTTGGCTTGCGGATCCAATGTAAGTATGGATATCTGTAGGATATCATTGGGTTTAATTACCGGGTCCGTATAAGTGGAAACTGTGGTGGTGAAGGTGTTGTTGTACAATGAATCCGGAACATCTTCAAGGTACGCTATCTTCTTTGCGGTTCCGCAGGAGGTGACCGTTGCTAATAGCACGGCAGGTATGAATACTTTCATAAAATGGTTTCCCATATACGTTTGGATATTGAATGTAATTGGTAAAAGCGTGGATATACGTCGTCCGTGGTTGCTAATTTAGCGTGCAATTTTCTATCCTGCAATCGTTCAGCAGAAAAATGAAATCTAAAAAATTTATTACGGATGAGCAGTTAGCAGTTGTGTGGAATGCTTGTGTGGTAAGTGTTTGAGAGGTTTTCTGGTAAAGCCTACTAATGGTGTTAGGTATTTACACCTAAAGTTGGGGTGAATGCAGTAGCATGCATATATAATATAAGATACGGAAAATTTTAAGCCTTATCCGGCTAAAAAAAATTATAAAAAATTTTTACTGACCATTCATTTTTCGTGTGTGCTTGCAAGTGAATTATTAGTTTACTAAGTTTGTTTGTGTCATTCAATCCTTTGAAAGCATACAACCCCGAAACTAAAATCCAGTATATGATAACATCCTTACTTACGCGCGGTTCAGTGAACCATCTTTCACCCGCATTCAAAAAGTCGCGCTTATAGTTTTTACAGAAAGCTTGTTTCCTGCTTCAACCCGGTTGGCTGCGCTGATCGGATAAATCTATGCTTATGTACTCTTTCATACTGCTGAAGAAAAGCTTCATGCAACAGCAAACGTCCGTGTTCAGGACTTTCGCGTTGTTTTGTTGTTTGCTGCTTTCCGCCAACATGGTGCTGGCCGGAAAGCCTCCCGGGGTGCCCGATGTGGACCATCCCGATACCAGGCTCGTGGTGGTGGCGAACCTGGCCGTGGCCGATGGTTCTTCTACCAATACAGTGAAGGCGCACATCGTGGATGAGTTTGGCAATCCTGTAGTGAATCAGGAAGTGTCTTTTGAAGTGAACGGCACTTTCTTTACTGCGTTCACCAATGCCAGCGGCGATGCGTTGTTGTCTTTCTCTGTGAATACCGCGGGGAACGTTTCGATAAAAGCGAGGGTAGGAGGTAAACTGTTGAAGTTCTCCAATCCCATTACCGTAACCTTCGTTCCGGGACCGGTGAGCGTGGTGGTGGAGGATACTTATCTTGAAGTAGTACACGACAATGCCATTGCCAACGGAACGGCCACCAACCGGGTGAAGGCGCATGTAACGGATGCGAATGGTAACCTGATCATCAACCAGCCTGTCACCTTCCAGATACTGAGCGGAACCGGAACCCTGATGGGGTCACATACGGTAAATACGGGTCCCGGCGGAGAAGCGTACATTGATATTGTGAGCACAGTCGCCGGGCAGGTAAGTATCATCGCCAACCTGGGCGGACTCGCCATTGTGAATGGAAGTCCTGCCGTTGTTACGTTTGTGGCCGACGTGCCCGATCTGTCGGCTGGCGGGGGAACTGCGCTGAGCGTTGTTACGAACAATGCGGTGGCGAATGGAACGGCTACCAATAGTGTGAAGGCGACCGTGGTGGATGCGAACGGAAACCCCGTGGCCAATCAATCCGTGGAGTTTTTTATTTACAATGGTGTTGGCGTGATTGTAGGTTCATCAACGGTTGTCACCGGTCCCAACGGGGAAGCGGAAATTCAATTGACCAGCACCGTCGCCGGACAAGTAAGTATTACGGCTGAATTGAATGGAGCGCCAATTGTGAATGGAAGTCCCGCCGTTGTTACGTTTGTGGCCGATGTGCCCGATGTTTCGGCGGGTGGTGGCAGCAACCTGAGCGTGGTGACCACGAATGCTATTGCCAATGGAACGGCTGTAAACAGTGTAAAAGCAACTTTACGTGATGCCAATGGAAACCTCGTGGCGAACCAGGCCGTGGAGTTTTTTATCATAGACGGAAACGGAAATATAGTGGGTACTTCCACCGTTACCACCGATGCGAACGGGGAAGCAATAATTGAAATCACGAGTACGGTTGCTGGCAATGTAAGCATTGGCGCGAATGTAAACGGCACGGCCATTGTGAACGGAAGCCCCGCCATTGTTACGTTTGTGGCCGATGTGCCCGATGTATCAGCAGGTGGAGGTACACTATTGATAGTAGAGGATAACAACGCTGTAGCGAATGGTACTGCTACAAATAGTGTGAAAGCCATCGTGAAAGATGCGAATGGAAATCCCGTGGCCAACCAGGCGGTGGAATTTTTTATCGTTGATGGAAACGGAAACATCGTAGGAAGTAGTACTGTTAATACCGGTCCCAATGGAGAAGCTTTAATAACCCTTACCAGCACTGTTGCCGGCAATGTAAGCATCGGCGCGAATATAAACGGATCGCCCATTGTAAACGGAAGCCCTGCGGTGGTGACGTTCGTGCCCGATGTACCGGATGTTTCAGCGGGTGGCGGAACTTTATTACTGGTGGTAGACAACAATGCGGTGGCCAACGGAACCGCTACAAATAGTGTGAAAGCCATCGTGAAAGATGCGAACGGAAACCCTGTAGCGAACCAGGCCGTGGAATTTTTTATCATAGATGGCAACGGAAATATAGTGGGAAGCAATACCGTGATGACCGGTCCC encodes the following:
- a CDS encoding tyrosine-protein kinase — protein: MHTTTPYKPLANEENETEQGVLFFRKIAGKFFSLWPWLIVSVAVCLGLAFVYLKLAYPSYKVHASVLVQDDKKSTSFGEAGLLEDFGLVGKSTVDNEAEIFKSRALMEEVVKKLSLTVNYSVSGKLKTTELYTASPVRLQFLDSVHESIKAPVQYTFQFDPKRITQFKLENAGKKYAGKLGDTLLLPEGSAILHPGPGFAKWNALNTLNIQVRPFDLVVQQYMSSLKVEIPNKQVSVIYLSLNNSIPEKGEAILNDLIVSYMQANVNDKNRIADSTMKFIADRLRLVTGELSGIEKDIQTFKTDNKLTDLATQSTLLLQNTSEYAKQQTGLEVQLSVVSALEQFLQNNMNNSRVVPSSLVMQDAGFISLVQRYNEMQLQRDKALMGLTLKHPVIETMDEQLRNLRLELLSSIASVKKGIEISVAELKKRTDSFESQVSKVPAKERTYLDFTRQQSIKQELYLFLLKKMEETAISKSATIANARIIDQAKANNLPISPKKGLILLSGLLAGLVIPFFISFGKDIFNNRIDSPETVAALTNAPVIGEIGHNDEGSHVVISMKSRRIISEQFRSLRTNIQFLLPGDHQKTILVTSSMSGEGKSFLSINLCATLALAGKKVILLELDLRKPKISENLQLEKKGFSNYIISAGNDWRPWIQPSGTSDSFDVLSSGSLPPNPTELLMLPKTVELFRELKEEYDYIIIDTPPAGMVTDAEILGAFADATFYIVRHRLTFKQQVALIEKFFRKNSLPKINVVVNDIQFKKKPYGYGYGYSYGYGYTENEQSPKSKKRNKRA
- a CDS encoding polysaccharide biosynthesis/export family protein; translated protein: MKVFIPAVLLATVTSCGTAKKIAYLEDVPDSLYNNTFTTTVSTYTDPVIKPNDILQISILTLDPQANSILTAANSASFAVQSGSISASAPQSINGFMVDKEGNIELPLAGKIKVQGSTTTEAKEMIRNRIAALYRDPVVSVRYINFTITVLGEVARPSSYTVPNEKISVLDAIGMAGDLTIYGKRDNILLVRDSADKKIYARLDLNASSITQSPYFYLRQGDVLYVEPNKAKIASTDAHRSRNITLAASGISVLIILLTRL
- a CDS encoding Ig-like domain-containing protein → MYSFILLKKSFMQQQTSVFRTFALFCCLLLSANMVLAGKPPGVPDVDHPDTRLVVVANLAVADGSSTNTVKAHIVDEFGNPVVNQEVSFEVNGTFFTAFTNASGDALLSFSVNTAGNVSIKARVGGKLLKFSNPITVTFVPGPVSVVVEDTYLEVVHDNAIANGTATNRVKAHVTDANGNLIINQPVTFQILSGTGTLMGSHTVNTGPGGEAYIDIVSTVAGQVSIIANLGGLAIVNGSPAVVTFVADVPDLSAGGGTALSVVTNNAVANGTATNSVKATVVDANGNPVANQSVEFFIYNGVGVIVGSSTVVTGPNGEAEIQLTSTVAGQVSITAELNGAPIVNGSPAVVTFVADVPDVSAGGGSNLSVVTTNAIANGTAVNSVKATLRDANGNLVANQAVEFFIIDGNGNIVGTSTVTTDANGEAIIEITSTVAGNVSIGANVNGTAIVNGSPAIVTFVADVPDVSAGGGTLLIVEDNNAVANGTATNSVKAIVKDANGNPVANQAVEFFIVDGNGNIVGSSTVNTGPNGEALITLTSTVAGNVSIGANINGSPIVNGSPAVVTFVPDVPDVSAGGGTLLLVVDNNAVANGTATNSVKAIVKDANGNPVANQAVEFFIIDGNGNIVGSNTVMTGPNGEALITLTSTVAGNVSIGANINGSPVVNGSPAVVTFVPDVPDVSAGGGTELVVVTNNAAANGTAANSVKVVVKDANGNPVPNQTVEFFITDGTGAIVGSATVTTDANGEATVQITSTVVGNVSLRAEVNGTPVVNGIPAVVTFVPDVPDVSAGGGTVLSVVTTNAIANGTATNSVKAVVKDANGNPVPNQTVEFFITDGTGTIVGSSTVTTDANGEAVVQLTSTVAGNVSIRAEVNGSPIVNGSPAVVTFVPDVPDMSAGGGTELVVVTNNAAANGTATNSIKAVVKDMNGNSVPNQTVEFFITDGTGTIVGSSVVTTNANGEALIEITSTVAGMVRLKANVNGTEIIKGSPAEVEFIWQPDTDNPATVLLVVDDNALADGTEKNSIKAHVVAPDGNVLPNKNVRFRIASGNGEIVTPQPVMTDANGDAQIYIISQTPGQVQFSADVEDKSIKNGSPATVKFVTPDIWVPRVFTPNNDGRNDIIRPIITAPIKFTYFSIYNRWGNLLFSTADPNKGWDGRFKGVIQPNETYIWIITGTDKDNHPVKRRGMFSLVR